One part of the Procambarus clarkii isolate CNS0578487 chromosome 41, FALCON_Pclarkii_2.0, whole genome shotgun sequence genome encodes these proteins:
- the LOC138373295 gene encoding uncharacterized protein isoform X1 encodes MPPLPAAGTNVPAKWMKPTLKCCGRSWQQRAAGKYLQIYKCGLESPEVPLSVGRVKQNQVKVIMMHGLAWSEAPLLCKRKSTKVGDCLWSCLGLLDLLFI; translated from the exons atgcctcccctaccagcagctggcacaaatgttccagctaagtggatgaagcccacactaaaat gttgtggaaggtcctggcaacaaagagctgcaggaaaatacttgcagatctaca aatgtggtttggaaagtccagaagtccctctgtcagttggaagagttaaacagaatcag gtgaaagtgattatgatgcatggactggcttggagtgaggctcctttactctgcaaaaggaaatctacaaaagtgg gtgattgtctctggagttgtcttggccttttggatcttctgttcatctag
- the LOC138373295 gene encoding uncharacterized protein isoform X2, with product MLWKVLATKSCRKILADLHFPECGLESPEVPLSVGRVKQNQVKVIMMHGLAWSEAPLLCKRKSTKVGDCLWSCLGLLDLLFI from the exons at gttgtggaaggtcctggcaacaaagagctgcaggaaaatacttgcagatctaca ttttccagaatgtggtttggaaagtccagaagtccctctgtcagttggaagagttaaacagaatcag gtgaaagtgattatgatgcatggactggcttggagtgaggctcctttactctgcaaaaggaaatctacaaaagtgg gtgattgtctctggagttgtcttggccttttggatcttctgttcatctag